The sequence below is a genomic window from Cicer arietinum cultivar CDC Frontier isolate Library 1 chromosome 6, Cicar.CDCFrontier_v2.0, whole genome shotgun sequence.
GTACATGGCACTTCAAGTAATGTTTTTTTCTTTGGGTTGGGGGATTGAATTTTGAACCATCTGTGAGAGGATATATTGGATTTTAATAGATTCAAATtctatgattaatttttaatatagattTCAAATGTAATTACCTACTTAACTGTGGTTTCAAATACTTTTAGGCAGAGTTGTTTGAAGGGATGACAGCGTGGTGTGGATTTGATCTAAATTTCATGTTGAATCTGTACCTTTTTGGATGCCAATTTGATTCAGCATTTGgcttatgtttattattttttattttacttgcCCTATTGGATCTTGTATATAATTTGATAAGCATGTTTTTATGCTTATGTGCATGACGACGATTATTGAACATGGTTCTTGTTATTTGCTAGTTGCTAGGTGCCAGTCAGACTCAGATGAAGCTGTGGATACTACTGGAGACGCGAGTGATGTTGGCTTTGTTGGTGATGATGTGCAAGACTTTGGTTATGGGACCTTTTCTTCTGCTCCAGGAATTGATACAATAAGTGTATTTCCAAAAAATGTTGCAAAATGTAAGGATCGTTCTGTAAAGAGTGCACATAATGTAGTTTTAATTGTTGTTTTCTGTATTTGATAATAGGTTGATTTTGTTTATTCATGTGATGCAGTGGTAACAGCTGGAGAAGAGACAGAGCTTATCGTTGGTGTAAAAAATAATGGTAATTCATTCAGATTTGGATACTCGTGTATCCAGTGCTGTAGTTTCGCACTTTCAAGTTTCTTAAATGTTTTGTTGTCATTGTTAGTATTCACGACTTTGTGTTACATTCAtttcgtgattcaactaaattattttgttactgGTGTTTGAGGAGTGTGGAAGCCAGGAGTAAAATTGGGGGCTCTTTCATTTGTAGTATAgctgatttcgtttattttgtGGACTGAAAACAGGGGAGTCCAGCTTGAATGTTGTTGCAATCAAGGCTAGTATTCACCTTCCCATCGATCATCGTCTGCTTGTTCAAAATCTTACTGCTCAGGTAGTAATTACTTACTGAACATCcaatttaaacttatttattcGTGTAAAATATTATTCCGCTCTTGTTACTTTAAATGATTAGTTATGCTTGTTACCCTGCAATCAATCTTAAGCttctaataataaaattgatgaaaGCCATTTATGCAAAAACGGGAATTTCAAATCCTCCTGGAAATAGTAGGCTGTGATATCTGTCATATCTGCAAGTAGCCTAAGATTTTGTTAGGATAGATGATGCCGAACATCTGAAGTAGTTCTTCAAGTCCATTTAGGAACATCTGATAATTATGAACCAATTTCTTTGGCAATTTATGGTTAATATGTTATTGTATGCTTTTGCATTTCTTGTGAAGGAAATACGATTCTGTGATGTCATGTCAGTATCACCTATTCTGATTTGGTAAATGACAttacacaaataatataacgcaattatttttttttgaatgcaGGTTTTTAAAAAGGGTTCTGTACCCGCCTCAGCACAAGCTACATTCCCATATATATTTGCAGTCAGCAAGTTCCTGCAGGTATCAACATTACTTTGAAGGCAACTGCTTTTAGTTTCTGATTGAGTGTGAAATATAAGAGTACTTTTATACTCATGATGGCATGATACCATAACACTTAATGATTTTCTCGTATGCAGCCTGGAAGTTTCGATCTTGTGGGCACTATTGTGTATGAGATAGACGAGCATCCGTATCAAAGCACCTTCTTCAATGGCACTATTGAAGTTGTTGAATCTGGTGGTTTGCTTAGCATCGAATCTGTTTTTCTTGTTACTCTTGGAGTTGCCCTCCTTGCCTTCCTGGGGATATGGACTCATGGTCAAATACAAAACCTATCTAAGGTACTACAATCTATAAATAATGTGCTATTATTGGACCGCCTTCACATTTAGACTTTGCTAGTTTTACTCATAATAACTTGTTTGGTTTATTTAAAcgtttttgttttcatttcctGTATTCACTTACTTTACAGAACTAAACTGCCTCTCCTTTTCAATTTGTATCATATTTGCAAAGATTTGTATAGGAAATGGTGAAAACAATGGTTGTACAGCAGTTGTTTTCAGTACAAACCtttgaaaacagaaaatagaGTGAAAGTATAACATGAAAATAACATGAACGTTTTCCGATACCAAAGAGGCCCTAAACTTCTCACACTTTTAACTTGGTCCTGTCTCCAGCTTTGTGcacatttgtttgatttactAACTATACCATAGCAGTTTCTGATCATGTCTTacacatttataataataattgatcagattttcaattttaaagaaaacCTTAGACTTTAATATTTCCTTCATCTATCTGATATTCTCATGAATATTTGGTCAGAAAACAAAGAGGGCTCCAAAAGTTGAAGTTGGAAC
It includes:
- the LOC101493237 gene encoding translocon-associated protein subunit alpha-like produces the protein MASINSLWILSLALFLIASPLIQVARCQSDSDEAVDTTGDASDVGFVGDDVQDFGYGTFSSAPGIDTISVFPKNVAKLVTAGEETELIVGVKNNGESSLNVVAIKASIHLPIDHRLLVQNLTAQVFKKGSVPASAQATFPYIFAVSKFLQPGSFDLVGTIVYEIDEHPYQSTFFNGTIEVVESGGLLSIESVFLVTLGVALLAFLGIWTHGQIQNLSKKTKRAPKVEVGTRSTDASTDEWLQGTAYTQSQSNKSKKKK